In the genome of Delphinus delphis chromosome 15, mDelDel1.2, whole genome shotgun sequence, one region contains:
- the IL4R gene encoding interleukin-4 receptor subunit alpha isoform X3, producing the protein MFRIYNVTYKGPTLRFAASTLKSGASYSAQVKAWAQSYNSTWSEWSPSAKWLNYYEATLEQRLPLGVSISCVIILAVCLSCYVSIIKIKKEWWDQIPNPAHSPLVAVVIQDSQVSLWGKRSQGQEPAKCPHWKTCLAKLLPCLLEHGMERDEDSSKAARNEPFQCPGKVAWHPMEVNKTILWPESISLVRCVELFEAQVENEEEEVEEDKGSFCPSPDSSGGSFQEGREGIAARLTESLFLDLLGGEVGGFSPQGLEESCLLPPLENPSVQRPWATSPSVGPQEASSEDKEPLNPESSPPTQSPARLAFPEMPGVIADNPTYRNFSTFLSQSSGPGELDSDPQLAEHLGEVDPSIPAAPQPEPETWEQILRQSVLQCRAAPGPASAPSSGYREFVQAVKQGGTRDSGLEGFGPCGEAGYKAFSSVLTGTASCPGTSGLEPSSGEGGYKPFQSLTAGCPRAPAPVPVPLFTFGLDVEPPHSPQDSLLPGSTPECPGLEPVVKEQDSQKALLSPEPTTDPPGDDLGNGIVYSALTCHLCGHLKQCHGQEERGKAHIEASPCCGCCRGDGSSPPVSPLRALDTQLGGAPLEASLSPASLAPLGVSEEGKSPLFFQTAPNNAQSSSQTSTVVAMLSPGPTCTDAS; encoded by the exons ACTACGAGGCGACCTTGGAGCAGCGCCTCCCGCTGGGCGTCAGCATCTCCTGCGTCATCATCCTGGCTGTCTGCCTGTCCTGCTATGTCAGCATCATCAA gattaaGAAAGAATGGTGGGACCAAATTCCCAACCCAGCCCACAGCCCCCTCGTGGCTGTTGTCATCCAGGATTCTCAG GTGTCACTGTGGGGGAAGCGGTCCCAAGGCCAGGAACCAGCCAAGTGCCC ACACTGGAAGACTTGTCTTGCCAAGCTTCTGCCCTGTTTACTGGAGCATGGCATGGAAAGGGATGAAGATTCCTCCAAGGCTGCTAGAAATGAGCCTTTCCAGTGTCCTGGAAAAGTAGCATGGCACCCCATGGAGGTCAACAAGACAATCCTCTGGCCAGAGAGCATCAGCTTGGTTCGGTGCGTGGAGCTGTTTGAGGCCCAAGTGGAGAATGAAGAAGAGGAAGTGGAGGAAGATAAAGGGAGCTTCTGCCCATCACCTGACAGCAGCGGGGGCAgcttccaggagggcagggagggcatcGCAGCCCGGCTGACAGAGAGCCTGTTCCTGGACCTTCTCGGGGGCGAGGTTGGGGGCTTTAGCCCACAGGGCTTGGAGGAGTCCTGCCTTCTTCCACCTTTAGAAAATCCAAGTGTTCAGAGGCCCTGGGCCACGTCCCCAAGTGTGGGGCCCCAGGAGGCATCGTCTGAGGACAAGGAGCCTTTGAACCCAGAGTCAAGTCCTCCAACCCAGAGCCCAGCCAGGCTGGCTTTCCCAGAGATGCCCGGCGTCATCGCAGACAACCCCACTTACCGCAACTTCAGCACCTTCCTGAGCCAGTCCTCAGGCCCTGGAGAGCTTGACTCAGACCCACAGCTGGCCGAACACCTGGGGGAAGTGGACCCCAGCATCCCCGCCGCCCCCCAGCCTGAGCCAGAAACGTGGGAGCAGATCCTGCGCCAGAGCGTCCTCCAGTGCAGGGCAGCCCCGGGCCCCGCCTCGGCCCCCAGCAGTGGCTACCGGGAGTTTGTGCAGGCGGTGAAGCAGGGCGGCACCCGGGACAGCGGGCTGGAGGGCTTTGGCCCTTGCGGAGAGGCTGGCTACAAGGCCTTCTCCAGCGTGCTCACTGGCACCGCTAGCTGCCCGGGGACATCTGGGCTTGAGCccagcagtggggaggggggctaCAAGCCCTTCCAGAGCCTCACTGCTGGCTgccccagagcccctgccccAGTCCCCGTCCCCCTGTTCACCTTTGGACTGGACGTGGAaccccctcacagccctcaggacTCACTCCTCCCAGGCAGCACCCCAGAGTGCCCTGGTTTGGAGCCAGTGGTCAAGGAACAAGACAGCCAGAAGGCCCTGCTATCCCCGGAGCCAACCACAGACCCCCCCGGGGATGACCTGGGCAATGGCATTGTCTACTCAGCCCTCACCTGCCACCTGTGTGGCCACCTGAAGCAATGCCACGGCCAGGAGGAACGTGGCAAGGCCCACATCGAGGCCAGCCCCTGCTGTGGCTGCTGCCGTGGGGACGGGTCCTCACCCCCGGTGAGCCCCCTGAGGGCCCTGGACACCCAGCTCGGTGGGGCTCCATTGGAGGCCAGCCTCTCTCCGGCCTCCCTAGCACCCTTGGGTGTCTCAGAGGAGGGTAAGTCCCCCCTGTTCTTCCAAACTGCCCCCAACAATGCTCAGAGCTCAAGCCAGACCTCCACGGTGGTGGCCATGCTTTCCCCAGGGCCCACGTGCACGGACGCTTCCTAG